One part of the Neodiprion virginianus isolate iyNeoVirg1 chromosome 3, iyNeoVirg1.1, whole genome shotgun sequence genome encodes these proteins:
- the LOC124300856 gene encoding ATP-binding cassette sub-family G member 1-like, whose amino-acid sequence MDSNPDAGSEGSEMVKVNLLQDDIEARVAMRAKISSTPFTRLTKRQPIDIEFSDLTYTIPTGRKGSKLILRGISGQFRSGELTAIMGPSGAGKSTLLNILAGYKHVGASGQININGEPRNIRKFKKMSCYIMQDDLHQPQITVHEAMCFAADLKLGSKVERREKLSTIDEILETLRLTKAKDTVTERLSGGEMKRLSIALELVNNPPVIFLDEPTTGLDDLSTVQCIDLLRSVACGGRTVICSIHTPSASNFAKFHQVYVVAAGQCVYRGLANGVVPFLRHVGADCPKHYNPSDFVIEVSSGEYGAEYVERMMNLVEAQMPIDPIARKTIEDTQFQDEIDRTTWWDQFSTLSRRMMLQFYRNRNYMYLKISLHIFLGFIVGGIFINIGTDGSKTLFNFGFCFCCLVVFLYLPMLPVLMHFPLEVRLLKREHFNRWYDLGPYFFAKTLSTIPPQIFLGTIYLSMVYPITGQPLEAWRAARFFSICYLCSLIGESIGLAIGSTLSIVNGMFVGPASSVPLMLVSIQGMGNPEPLPLYRTLVMYSSYIRYGLEGLIISSYGEGRRKLSCPPEEDYCQYRYPIALLKVMGMEENMFWRDFIALVVINIILKAVIFYLLRQRLRPNKTFQALRVIGGFVKGYISLK is encoded by the exons GATCCAAATTGATATTGAGAGGAATAAGCGGACAGTTCCGATCTGGAGAATTGACTGCGATTATGGGACCATCGGGAGCTGGGAAATCAACCCTGCTCAACATCCTCGCCGGCTACAA ACATGTCGGAGCGAGTGGACAGATCAACATCAACGGTGAGCCGAGGAATATTcggaagtttaaaaaaatgtcctgTTACATTATGCAGGACGATCTTCACCAGCCCCAGATAACAGTTCACGAAGCGATGTGCTTCGCCGCAGACCTAAAACTCGGAAGTAAAGTTGAACGGCGGGAAAAACTTTCCACC ATAGATGAAATCTTAGAGACGTTAAGACTGACCAAAGCGAAGGACACGGTTACCGAAAGATTGTCCGGCGGGGAAATGAAGAGGCTTTCTATCGCCTTGGAACTAGTCAATAATCCGCCGGTCATCTTCCTCGACGAACCAACCAC AGGTCTCGACGACTTGTCGACCGTCCAGTGCATCGACCTTCTACGAAGCGTAGCCTGCGGTGGAAGAACGGTCATTTGTTCAATCCACACCCCAAGTGCCAGCAACTTTGCGAAATTTCATCAAGTCTACGTCGTCGCGGCTGGTCAGTGCGTCTATCGAGGTTTGGCCAATGGAGTTGTGCCGTTTCTTCGACACGTGGGAGCCGACTGCCCTAAGCACTACAACCCGTCAGATTTTG TTATCGAAGTCTCCTCGGGAGAATACGGAGCGGAATACGTCGAACGGATGATGAATCTCGTGGAAGCGCAGATGCCGATCGACCCGATCGCCCGTAAAACTATCGAGGATACCCAGTTCCAAGATGAAATCGACAGAACGACGTGGTGGGATCAGTTCTCGACTCTGTCTAGGAGGATGATGCTCCAATTCTACAGAAACAGG AATTACATGTACCTGAAGATATCGCTCCACATCTTTCTCGGATTCATAGTCGGCGGTATTTTCATCAACATTGGTACCGACGGCTCGAAGACTCTCTTCAACTTTGGATTCTGCTTTTGCTGCCTCGTAGTCTTTCTCTACCTCCCGATGCTGCCTGTGCTCATGCATT TTCCACTGGAGGTGCGGCTTCTGAAACGTGAACACTTCAACCGATGGTACGACTTGGGTCCCTACTTTTTCGCCAAGACATTGTCGACTATTCCTCCCCAG ATCTTTCTTGGAACGATATACTTGTCAATGGTTTACCCGATCACTGGACAGCCGTTGGAAGCTTGGCGAGCCGCCAGGTTCTTCAGTATCTGTTATTTGTGCTCTCTGATAGGGGAAAGTATAGGTTTGGCGATCGGATCAACGCTGAGCATTGTG AACGGGATGTTCGTCGGGCCCGCTTCCTCCGTTCCTCTAATGCTGGTTTCGATCCAAGGCATGGGCAATCCCGAACCTTTGCCGCTTTACAGAACGCTGGTAATGTACTCTAGCTACATTAGGTACGGCCTCGAGGGACTCATCATCTCGTCTTACGGTGaagggagaagaaaattatCCTGTCCGCCGGAGGAGGATTACTGCCAGTACAGATATCCCATAGCATTGTTGAAAGTTATGG GTATGGAGGAGAACATGTTCTGGCGGGATTTCATCGCTCTCGTCGTAATAAACATAATATTGAAAGCGGTCATCTTTTACCTACTGCGGCAGAGGCTTCGACCGAACAAAACGTTTCAAGCCCTTCGCGTCATCGGCGGATTTGTCAAAGGCTACATAAGTTTAAAATGA
- the LOC124300857 gene encoding uncharacterized protein LOC124300857 isoform X4 → MRIFASENNDNEFGGNDAGDSMKYGNIEQAAALKYKVQIVKIFSQKKSKWILCLIVCNSIVVYELCEWANSTRSLALRAYANTVAFNVFALFVCLVSVWVSQNASSATPKDLSPAKKPLQNHTRSFSGSGYPHYKKNLAFHFPRHSISGPCLLQEVEVQREEPKVPIVSSLSILGLEKYEVLALLVSSCLALAAASLIAVEAFGRMKDQPTIHTDIFVVDTAATLVLVGLVATSMLPLAFYTASIILQLPHYMGQQLDKCLREALNIDGVLEFRNERFWTQSFGKLAGTVQVRIRRDANESHVLERVVEGLSRIVTTLTVQEFRETPQAKLEAQNCTEYYINELLPNAVGERKKTNPSKKRSEADDVETVSIDDILGVEKEPVRTFSSPGKSEANFVSKPRTITIYQNKNVEGQKNYLFNPHRNNENALIVGSNVDEDRFTGCTIGFV, encoded by the exons ATGAGGATATTCGcgagtgaaaataatgataacgaaTTTGGTGGAAACGATGCCGGTGATAGTATGAAATATG GAAATATCGAACAGGCAGCGGCGCTTAAGTACAAAGTACAAATCGTCAAGATATTTAGCCAGAAGAAATCGAAATGGATACTATGCTTGATTGTGTGCAATTCAATTGTCGTTTACGAACTATGCGAGTGGGCAAATTCCACGAGAAGTTTGG CTTTGAGGGCGTACGCGAACACCGTAGCCTTCAACGTCTTCGCTCTGTTCGTGTGTCTAGTCTCCGTTTGGGTGAGCCAAAACGCTTCCTCGGCAACACCGAAGGACCTTTCGCCGGCGAAGAAGCCGCTCCAGAATCACACGCGATCATTTTCCGGCTCCGGTTATCCGCATTACAAGAAAAACTTGGCCTTCCATTTTCCGAGGCACTCGATATCCGGTCCTTGCCTGCTACAGGAGGTCGAAGTCCAACGAGAGGAACCGAAGGTTCCCATCGTATCCTCGCTGTCGATTCTAGGCCTTGAAAAGTACGAGGTCCTTGCTCTCCTAGTCTCCTCTTGCCTAGCTCTAGCCGCGGCCTCTCTCATCGCCGTCGAAGCCTTCGGAAGGATGAAGGATCAGCCGACAATTCACAC ggACATCTTCGTCGTGGACACTGCGGCCACCTTGGTCCTCGTTGGACTCGTGGCCACGTCTATGTTGCCATTGGCTTTTTACACAGCCAGCATAATATTGCAG CTTCCTCATTACATGGGTCAGCAGCTGGACAAATGTCTTCGAGAAGCTCTGAATATCGACGGTGTTCTCGAGTTTAGGAACGAGAGATTCTGGACTCAGTCTTTCGGGAAACTT GCAGGAACGGTGCAAGTTCGCATTCGAAGAGACGCGAACGAGAGTCACGTGTTGGAACGAGTTGTTGAGGGACTCTCGCGAATAGTGACGACATTGACGGTCCAGGAGTTTCGTGAAACACCACAGGCGAAATTGGAGGCCCAGAATTGCACCGAGTACTACATAAACGAATTACTTCCAAACGCAGTCGGTGAAAGGAAGAAGACGAATCCGTCGAAAAAAAGGAGCGAAGCCGATGACGTTGAGACCGTTTCGATCGACGACATCCTCGGCGTCGAGAAGGAGCCCGTCAGGACCTTTTCCAGCCCCGGAAAATCGGAAGCTAACTTCGTTTCGAAACCGAGGACGATCACCATTTACCAGAACAAAAATGTCGAGGGGCAAAAGAACTACTTGTTCAACCCTCACAGAAACAATGAAAACGCCCTTATTGTTGGGTCGAATGTCGACGAGGACAGATTCACTGGCTGTACTATTGGATTCGTTTGA
- the LOC124300857 gene encoding zinc transporter 6-like isoform X2, producing the protein MRIFASENNDNEFGGNDAGDSMKYGNIEQAAALKYKVQIVKIFSQKKSKWILCLIVCNSIVVYELCEWANSTRSLALRAYANTVAFNVFALFVCLVSVWVSQNASSATPKDLSPAKKPLQNHTRSFSGSGYPHYKKNLAFHFPRHSISGPCLLQEVEVQREEPKVPIVSSLSILGLEKYEVLALLVSSCLALAAASLIAVEAFGRMKDQPTIHTGRLGLGSLLGIVTHVITVYSHRDAALDHVVCRALPCPTLKGYNPIFGGNVLGAAILCGTHLLIHYWDIFVVDTAATLVLVGLVATSMLPLAFYTASIILQLPHYMGQQLDKCLREALNIDGVLEFRNERFWTQSFGKLAGTVQVRIRRDANESHVLERVVEGLSRIVTTLTVQEFRETPQAKLEAQNCTEYYINELLPNAVGERKKTNPSKKRSEADDVETVSIDDILGVEKEPVRTFSSPGKSEANFVSKPRTITIYQNKNVEGQKNYLFNPHRNNENALIVGSNVDEDRFTGCTIGFV; encoded by the exons ATGAGGATATTCGcgagtgaaaataatgataacgaaTTTGGTGGAAACGATGCCGGTGATAGTATGAAATATG GAAATATCGAACAGGCAGCGGCGCTTAAGTACAAAGTACAAATCGTCAAGATATTTAGCCAGAAGAAATCGAAATGGATACTATGCTTGATTGTGTGCAATTCAATTGTCGTTTACGAACTATGCGAGTGGGCAAATTCCACGAGAAGTTTGG CTTTGAGGGCGTACGCGAACACCGTAGCCTTCAACGTCTTCGCTCTGTTCGTGTGTCTAGTCTCCGTTTGGGTGAGCCAAAACGCTTCCTCGGCAACACCGAAGGACCTTTCGCCGGCGAAGAAGCCGCTCCAGAATCACACGCGATCATTTTCCGGCTCCGGTTATCCGCATTACAAGAAAAACTTGGCCTTCCATTTTCCGAGGCACTCGATATCCGGTCCTTGCCTGCTACAGGAGGTCGAAGTCCAACGAGAGGAACCGAAGGTTCCCATCGTATCCTCGCTGTCGATTCTAGGCCTTGAAAAGTACGAGGTCCTTGCTCTCCTAGTCTCCTCTTGCCTAGCTCTAGCCGCGGCCTCTCTCATCGCCGTCGAAGCCTTCGGAAGGATGAAGGATCAGCCGACAATTCACAC aGGACGCCTTGGGCTCGGTTCTCTTCTGGGTATCGTGACACACGTGATAACGGTTTACAGTCACCGAGACGCGGCGTTGGATCACGTCGTATGCAGGGCTCTGCCCTGCCCCACGCTGAAGGGCTACAATCCTATTTTTGGCGGCAACGTTTTGGGCGCCGCGATTCTCTGCGGAACTCACCTCCTCATCCATTACTG ggACATCTTCGTCGTGGACACTGCGGCCACCTTGGTCCTCGTTGGACTCGTGGCCACGTCTATGTTGCCATTGGCTTTTTACACAGCCAGCATAATATTGCAG CTTCCTCATTACATGGGTCAGCAGCTGGACAAATGTCTTCGAGAAGCTCTGAATATCGACGGTGTTCTCGAGTTTAGGAACGAGAGATTCTGGACTCAGTCTTTCGGGAAACTT GCAGGAACGGTGCAAGTTCGCATTCGAAGAGACGCGAACGAGAGTCACGTGTTGGAACGAGTTGTTGAGGGACTCTCGCGAATAGTGACGACATTGACGGTCCAGGAGTTTCGTGAAACACCACAGGCGAAATTGGAGGCCCAGAATTGCACCGAGTACTACATAAACGAATTACTTCCAAACGCAGTCGGTGAAAGGAAGAAGACGAATCCGTCGAAAAAAAGGAGCGAAGCCGATGACGTTGAGACCGTTTCGATCGACGACATCCTCGGCGTCGAGAAGGAGCCCGTCAGGACCTTTTCCAGCCCCGGAAAATCGGAAGCTAACTTCGTTTCGAAACCGAGGACGATCACCATTTACCAGAACAAAAATGTCGAGGGGCAAAAGAACTACTTGTTCAACCCTCACAGAAACAATGAAAACGCCCTTATTGTTGGGTCGAATGTCGACGAGGACAGATTCACTGGCTGTACTATTGGATTCGTTTGA
- the LOC124300857 gene encoding uncharacterized protein LOC124300857 isoform X3 has product MRIFASENNDNEFGGNDAGDSMKYGNIEQAAALKYKVQIVKIFSQKKSKWILCLIVCNSIVVYELCEWANSTRSLALRAYANTVAFNVFALFVCLVSVWVSQNASSATPKDLSPAKKPLQNHTRSFSGSGYPHYKKNLAFHFPRHSISGPCLLQEVEVQREEPKVPIVSSLSILGLEKYEVLALLVSSCLALAAASLIAVEAFGRMKDQPTIHTDIFVVDTAATLVLVGLVATSMLPLAFYTASIILQKLPHYMGQQLDKCLREALNIDGVLEFRNERFWTQSFGKLAGTVQVRIRRDANESHVLERVVEGLSRIVTTLTVQEFRETPQAKLEAQNCTEYYINELLPNAVGERKKTNPSKKRSEADDVETVSIDDILGVEKEPVRTFSSPGKSEANFVSKPRTITIYQNKNVEGQKNYLFNPHRNNENALIVGSNVDEDRFTGCTIGFV; this is encoded by the exons ATGAGGATATTCGcgagtgaaaataatgataacgaaTTTGGTGGAAACGATGCCGGTGATAGTATGAAATATG GAAATATCGAACAGGCAGCGGCGCTTAAGTACAAAGTACAAATCGTCAAGATATTTAGCCAGAAGAAATCGAAATGGATACTATGCTTGATTGTGTGCAATTCAATTGTCGTTTACGAACTATGCGAGTGGGCAAATTCCACGAGAAGTTTGG CTTTGAGGGCGTACGCGAACACCGTAGCCTTCAACGTCTTCGCTCTGTTCGTGTGTCTAGTCTCCGTTTGGGTGAGCCAAAACGCTTCCTCGGCAACACCGAAGGACCTTTCGCCGGCGAAGAAGCCGCTCCAGAATCACACGCGATCATTTTCCGGCTCCGGTTATCCGCATTACAAGAAAAACTTGGCCTTCCATTTTCCGAGGCACTCGATATCCGGTCCTTGCCTGCTACAGGAGGTCGAAGTCCAACGAGAGGAACCGAAGGTTCCCATCGTATCCTCGCTGTCGATTCTAGGCCTTGAAAAGTACGAGGTCCTTGCTCTCCTAGTCTCCTCTTGCCTAGCTCTAGCCGCGGCCTCTCTCATCGCCGTCGAAGCCTTCGGAAGGATGAAGGATCAGCCGACAATTCACAC ggACATCTTCGTCGTGGACACTGCGGCCACCTTGGTCCTCGTTGGACTCGTGGCCACGTCTATGTTGCCATTGGCTTTTTACACAGCCAGCATAATATTGCAG AAGCTTCCTCATTACATGGGTCAGCAGCTGGACAAATGTCTTCGAGAAGCTCTGAATATCGACGGTGTTCTCGAGTTTAGGAACGAGAGATTCTGGACTCAGTCTTTCGGGAAACTT GCAGGAACGGTGCAAGTTCGCATTCGAAGAGACGCGAACGAGAGTCACGTGTTGGAACGAGTTGTTGAGGGACTCTCGCGAATAGTGACGACATTGACGGTCCAGGAGTTTCGTGAAACACCACAGGCGAAATTGGAGGCCCAGAATTGCACCGAGTACTACATAAACGAATTACTTCCAAACGCAGTCGGTGAAAGGAAGAAGACGAATCCGTCGAAAAAAAGGAGCGAAGCCGATGACGTTGAGACCGTTTCGATCGACGACATCCTCGGCGTCGAGAAGGAGCCCGTCAGGACCTTTTCCAGCCCCGGAAAATCGGAAGCTAACTTCGTTTCGAAACCGAGGACGATCACCATTTACCAGAACAAAAATGTCGAGGGGCAAAAGAACTACTTGTTCAACCCTCACAGAAACAATGAAAACGCCCTTATTGTTGGGTCGAATGTCGACGAGGACAGATTCACTGGCTGTACTATTGGATTCGTTTGA
- the LOC124300857 gene encoding zinc transporter 6-like isoform X1, with product MRIFASENNDNEFGGNDAGDSMKYGNIEQAAALKYKVQIVKIFSQKKSKWILCLIVCNSIVVYELCEWANSTRSLALRAYANTVAFNVFALFVCLVSVWVSQNASSATPKDLSPAKKPLQNHTRSFSGSGYPHYKKNLAFHFPRHSISGPCLLQEVEVQREEPKVPIVSSLSILGLEKYEVLALLVSSCLALAAASLIAVEAFGRMKDQPTIHTGRLGLGSLLGIVTHVITVYSHRDAALDHVVCRALPCPTLKGYNPIFGGNVLGAAILCGTHLLIHYWDIFVVDTAATLVLVGLVATSMLPLAFYTASIILQKLPHYMGQQLDKCLREALNIDGVLEFRNERFWTQSFGKLAGTVQVRIRRDANESHVLERVVEGLSRIVTTLTVQEFRETPQAKLEAQNCTEYYINELLPNAVGERKKTNPSKKRSEADDVETVSIDDILGVEKEPVRTFSSPGKSEANFVSKPRTITIYQNKNVEGQKNYLFNPHRNNENALIVGSNVDEDRFTGCTIGFV from the exons ATGAGGATATTCGcgagtgaaaataatgataacgaaTTTGGTGGAAACGATGCCGGTGATAGTATGAAATATG GAAATATCGAACAGGCAGCGGCGCTTAAGTACAAAGTACAAATCGTCAAGATATTTAGCCAGAAGAAATCGAAATGGATACTATGCTTGATTGTGTGCAATTCAATTGTCGTTTACGAACTATGCGAGTGGGCAAATTCCACGAGAAGTTTGG CTTTGAGGGCGTACGCGAACACCGTAGCCTTCAACGTCTTCGCTCTGTTCGTGTGTCTAGTCTCCGTTTGGGTGAGCCAAAACGCTTCCTCGGCAACACCGAAGGACCTTTCGCCGGCGAAGAAGCCGCTCCAGAATCACACGCGATCATTTTCCGGCTCCGGTTATCCGCATTACAAGAAAAACTTGGCCTTCCATTTTCCGAGGCACTCGATATCCGGTCCTTGCCTGCTACAGGAGGTCGAAGTCCAACGAGAGGAACCGAAGGTTCCCATCGTATCCTCGCTGTCGATTCTAGGCCTTGAAAAGTACGAGGTCCTTGCTCTCCTAGTCTCCTCTTGCCTAGCTCTAGCCGCGGCCTCTCTCATCGCCGTCGAAGCCTTCGGAAGGATGAAGGATCAGCCGACAATTCACAC aGGACGCCTTGGGCTCGGTTCTCTTCTGGGTATCGTGACACACGTGATAACGGTTTACAGTCACCGAGACGCGGCGTTGGATCACGTCGTATGCAGGGCTCTGCCCTGCCCCACGCTGAAGGGCTACAATCCTATTTTTGGCGGCAACGTTTTGGGCGCCGCGATTCTCTGCGGAACTCACCTCCTCATCCATTACTG ggACATCTTCGTCGTGGACACTGCGGCCACCTTGGTCCTCGTTGGACTCGTGGCCACGTCTATGTTGCCATTGGCTTTTTACACAGCCAGCATAATATTGCAG AAGCTTCCTCATTACATGGGTCAGCAGCTGGACAAATGTCTTCGAGAAGCTCTGAATATCGACGGTGTTCTCGAGTTTAGGAACGAGAGATTCTGGACTCAGTCTTTCGGGAAACTT GCAGGAACGGTGCAAGTTCGCATTCGAAGAGACGCGAACGAGAGTCACGTGTTGGAACGAGTTGTTGAGGGACTCTCGCGAATAGTGACGACATTGACGGTCCAGGAGTTTCGTGAAACACCACAGGCGAAATTGGAGGCCCAGAATTGCACCGAGTACTACATAAACGAATTACTTCCAAACGCAGTCGGTGAAAGGAAGAAGACGAATCCGTCGAAAAAAAGGAGCGAAGCCGATGACGTTGAGACCGTTTCGATCGACGACATCCTCGGCGTCGAGAAGGAGCCCGTCAGGACCTTTTCCAGCCCCGGAAAATCGGAAGCTAACTTCGTTTCGAAACCGAGGACGATCACCATTTACCAGAACAAAAATGTCGAGGGGCAAAAGAACTACTTGTTCAACCCTCACAGAAACAATGAAAACGCCCTTATTGTTGGGTCGAATGTCGACGAGGACAGATTCACTGGCTGTACTATTGGATTCGTTTGA